In the Streptomyces sp. NBC_00525 genome, one interval contains:
- the gyrB gene encoding DNA topoisomerase (ATP-hydrolyzing) subunit B, producing the protein MLCQKGRFVADSGNPNENIPSTQGEGDAAPAPAEAKTSYDASAITVLEGLDAVRKRPGMYIGSTGERGLHHLVQEVVDNSVDEAMAGHADTIDVTILADGGVRVVDNGRGIPVGIVPSEGKPAVEVVLTVLHAGGKFGGGGYAVSGGLHGVGVSVVNALSTRVSVDVKTDGYRWTQDYKFGVPTAPLARNEATDETGTSVTFWADGDIFETTDYSFETLSRRFQEMAFLNKGLTLRLTDERESAKATVGADSSEASDVPEEETARSVTYHYENGIVDYVKYLNSRKNEVVHPSVIDIESEDKERLLSVEIAMQWNAQYTEGVYSFANAIHTHDGGTHEEGFRAALTSLVNRYARDKKLLREKDDNLAGEDVREGLTAIISVKLGEPQFEGQTKTKLGNTEAKTFVQKIVHEQLSDWFDRNPNEAADIIRKGIAAATARVAARKARDLTRRKGLLESASLPGKLSDCQSNDPTKCEIFIVEGDSAGGSAKSGRNPMYQAILPIRGKILNVEKARVDKILQNTEVQALISAFGTGVHEDFDIDKLRYHKIILMADADVDGQHINTLLLTFLFRFMRPLVEAGHVYLSRPPLYKIKWGRDDHEYAYSDRERDALVALGKQNGKRVREDSIQRFKGLGEMNAEELRVTTMDVDHRVLGQVTLDDAAQADDLFSVLMGEDVEARRSFIQRNAKDVRFLDI; encoded by the coding sequence GTGCTGTGCCAGAAAGGGCGCTTCGTGGCCGATTCCGGCAACCCCAACGAGAACATTCCGTCCACTCAGGGCGAGGGCGACGCCGCTCCTGCCCCGGCCGAGGCGAAGACCTCGTACGACGCCAGCGCGATCACCGTGCTGGAGGGTCTGGACGCCGTCCGCAAGCGACCTGGCATGTACATCGGCTCGACCGGTGAGCGCGGTCTGCACCACCTCGTGCAGGAGGTCGTCGACAACTCGGTCGACGAGGCCATGGCCGGGCACGCGGACACCATCGACGTCACGATCCTCGCCGACGGCGGGGTGCGTGTGGTCGACAACGGCCGCGGCATCCCGGTCGGCATCGTGCCGTCCGAAGGAAAGCCGGCCGTCGAGGTCGTGCTCACCGTCCTGCACGCGGGCGGCAAGTTCGGCGGCGGCGGCTACGCCGTCTCCGGTGGTCTGCACGGCGTCGGTGTCTCCGTCGTCAACGCCCTGTCCACGCGGGTGTCCGTCGACGTGAAGACCGACGGCTACCGCTGGACCCAGGACTACAAGTTCGGTGTCCCGACCGCCCCGCTGGCGCGCAACGAGGCCACCGACGAGACGGGTACGAGCGTCACCTTCTGGGCCGACGGCGACATCTTCGAGACGACCGACTACTCCTTCGAGACGCTGTCGCGCCGCTTCCAGGAGATGGCCTTCCTCAACAAGGGCCTCACCCTCCGGCTGACCGACGAGCGCGAGTCGGCGAAGGCCACGGTCGGCGCGGACAGCTCGGAGGCGTCGGACGTCCCCGAGGAGGAGACGGCCCGCTCGGTCACGTACCACTACGAGAACGGCATCGTCGACTACGTCAAGTACCTCAACTCCCGCAAGAACGAGGTCGTTCACCCGTCGGTGATCGACATCGAGTCGGAGGACAAGGAACGGCTGCTGTCGGTCGAGATCGCCATGCAGTGGAACGCGCAGTACACCGAGGGTGTCTACTCCTTCGCCAACGCGATCCACACGCATGACGGCGGTACGCACGAGGAAGGCTTCCGCGCCGCGCTGACCTCCCTCGTCAACCGGTACGCGCGCGACAAGAAGCTGCTGCGCGAGAAGGACGACAACCTCGCCGGCGAGGACGTCCGCGAGGGTTTGACCGCGATCATCTCGGTGAAGCTGGGTGAGCCGCAGTTCGAGGGCCAGACGAAGACGAAGCTGGGCAACACGGAGGCCAAGACCTTCGTGCAGAAGATCGTCCACGAGCAGCTGTCGGACTGGTTCGACCGCAACCCCAACGAGGCCGCCGACATCATCCGCAAGGGCATCGCCGCCGCGACCGCCCGCGTGGCGGCCCGCAAGGCGCGCGACCTGACCCGGCGCAAGGGCCTGCTGGAGAGCGCCTCGCTCCCCGGCAAGCTCAGCGACTGCCAGTCGAACGACCCCACCAAGTGCGAGATCTTCATCGTCGAGGGTGACTCCGCGGGCGGCTCCGCCAAGTCCGGCCGCAACCCGATGTACCAGGCGATCCTGCCCATCCGGGGCAAGATCCTGAACGTCGAGAAGGCGCGCGTCGACAAGATCCTGCAGAACACCGAGGTCCAGGCGCTGATCTCGGCGTTCGGCACCGGGGTCCACGAGGACTTCGACATCGACAAGCTCCGCTATCACAAGATCATCCTGATGGCGGACGCCGACGTCGACGGCCAGCACATCAACACCCTGCTGCTGACGTTCCTGTTCCGCTTCATGCGCCCGCTGGTCGAGGCCGGGCACGTCTACCTCTCGCGCCCGCCGCTCTACAAGATCAAGTGGGGCCGCGACGACCACGAGTACGCGTACTCGGACCGGGAACGCGACGCCCTGGTCGCGCTCGGCAAGCAGAACGGCAAGCGGGTCAGGGAAGACTCGATCCAGCGCTTCAAGGGCCTCGGCGAGATGAACGCCGAGGAGCTGCGCGTCACCACGATGGACGTCGACCACCGGGTGCTCGGCCAGGTCACGCTCGACGACGCGGCGCAGGCCGACGACCTGTTCTCGGTGCTGATGGGCGAGGACGTCGAGGCGCGGCGCTCGTTCATCCAGCGCAACGCCAAGGACGTCCGCTTCCTCGACATCTGA
- the gyrA gene encoding DNA gyrase subunit A, which yields MADENTPVPVTPEEVPPVEGVGMRVEPVGLETEMQRSYLDYAMSVIVSRALPDVRDGLKPVHRRVLYAMYDGGYRPEKGFYKCARVVGDVMGTYHPHGDSSIYDALVRLAQPWSMRMPLVDSNGNFGSPGNDPAAAMRYTECKMMPLSMEMVRDIDEETVDFQDNYDGRNQEPTVLPARFPNLLVNGSAGIAVGMATNIPPHNLREVAAGAQWYLENPEASQEELLEALIERIKGPDFPTGALVVGRKGIEEAYRTGRGSITMRAVVAVEEIQNRQCLVVTELPYQTNPDNLAQKIADLVKDGKIGGIADVRDETSSRTGQRLVVVLKRDAVAKVVLNNLYKHTDLQTNFGANMLALVDGVPRTLSIDAFIRHWVTHQIEVIVRRTKFRLRKAEERAHILRGLLKALNAIDEVIALIRRSQTVEIAREGLMGLLEIDDIQANAILEMQLRRLAALEHQKITAEHDELQAKINEYNEILASPARQRQIVSEELAAIVDKFGDDRRSKLVPFDGDMSIEDLIAEEDIVVTISRGGYVKRTKTDDYRSQKRGGKGVRGTKLKEDDIVDHFFVTTTHHWLLFFTNKGRVYRAKAYELPDAGRDARGQHVANLLAFQPDERIAQILAIRDYEAAPYLILATKGGLVKKTALKDYDSARSGGVIAINLRETDHGAEGTADELIGAELVSAEDDLLLISKKAQSIRFTATDEALRPMGRATSGVKGMSFRDGDELLSMNVVRPGTFVFTATDGGYAKRTAVDEYRVQGRGGLGIKAAKIVEDRGMLVGALVVEESDEILAITLGGGVIRTRVSEVRETGRDTMGVQLINLGKRDAVVGIARNAEAGSEAHEVHGPDDADAEGGTTAAEAEAAAGGTVDSNVEDTSSSTGEHEE from the coding sequence ATGGCCGACGAGAACACCCCTGTGCCCGTGACGCCCGAAGAGGTTCCGCCCGTCGAGGGCGTGGGCATGCGCGTCGAGCCCGTCGGGCTCGAGACGGAGATGCAGCGCTCCTACCTCGACTACGCGATGTCCGTCATCGTCTCGCGTGCGCTGCCCGACGTACGGGACGGCCTCAAGCCCGTCCACCGCCGGGTGCTGTACGCGATGTACGACGGCGGCTACCGCCCCGAGAAGGGCTTCTACAAGTGCGCCCGCGTCGTCGGGGACGTCATGGGTACGTACCACCCGCACGGCGACTCCTCGATCTACGACGCCCTGGTCCGCCTGGCGCAGCCGTGGTCGATGCGCATGCCGCTGGTGGACTCCAACGGCAACTTCGGTTCTCCGGGCAACGACCCGGCCGCCGCCATGCGGTACACCGAGTGCAAGATGATGCCGCTGTCCATGGAGATGGTCCGGGACATCGACGAGGAGACCGTCGACTTCCAGGACAACTACGACGGCCGCAACCAGGAGCCGACGGTCCTGCCGGCCCGCTTCCCGAACCTGCTGGTCAACGGCTCCGCCGGCATCGCGGTCGGCATGGCGACCAACATCCCGCCGCACAACCTGCGCGAGGTCGCGGCCGGCGCCCAGTGGTACCTGGAGAACCCGGAGGCCTCGCAGGAGGAGCTCCTGGAGGCCCTGATCGAGCGGATCAAGGGCCCGGACTTCCCGACCGGCGCCCTGGTCGTCGGCCGCAAGGGCATCGAGGAGGCGTACCGCACGGGCCGCGGCTCGATCACGATGCGCGCGGTCGTGGCGGTCGAGGAGATCCAGAACCGCCAGTGCCTGGTCGTGACGGAGCTTCCGTACCAGACCAACCCGGACAACCTCGCGCAGAAGATCGCCGACCTGGTGAAGGACGGCAAGATCGGCGGTATCGCCGACGTGCGCGACGAGACCTCCTCGCGCACGGGCCAGCGCCTGGTCGTCGTGCTGAAGCGGGACGCGGTCGCCAAGGTCGTCCTGAACAACCTGTACAAGCACACCGATCTGCAGACCAACTTCGGCGCCAACATGCTGGCGCTGGTGGACGGGGTGCCGCGCACCCTGTCGATCGACGCGTTCATCCGCCACTGGGTGACGCACCAGATCGAGGTCATCGTCCGGCGGACGAAGTTCCGGCTGCGCAAGGCCGAGGAGCGCGCGCACATCCTGCGCGGCCTGCTGAAGGCCCTGAACGCCATCGACGAGGTCATCGCCCTCATCCGGCGCAGCCAGACCGTCGAGATCGCCCGTGAGGGCCTGATGGGCCTGCTGGAGATCGACGACATCCAGGCCAACGCGATCCTGGAGATGCAGCTGCGCCGGCTGGCCGCGCTGGAGCACCAGAAGATCACCGCCGAGCACGACGAGCTCCAGGCGAAGATCAACGAGTACAACGAGATCCTGGCCTCGCCCGCGCGGCAGCGGCAGATCGTCAGCGAGGAGCTGGCGGCGATCGTCGACAAGTTCGGCGACGACCGGCGCTCCAAGCTGGTGCCCTTCGACGGCGACATGTCCATCGAGGACCTGATCGCCGAGGAGGACATCGTCGTCACGATCTCCCGCGGCGGCTATGTGAAGCGGACCAAGACGGACGACTACCGCTCGCAGAAGCGCGGCGGCAAGGGCGTGCGCGGCACGAAGCTCAAGGAAGACGACATCGTCGACCACTTCTTCGTGACCACGACGCACCACTGGCTGCTGTTCTTCACCAACAAGGGCCGCGTGTACCGCGCCAAGGCGTACGAACTGCCGGACGCCGGCCGGGATGCCCGCGGCCAGCACGTGGCAAACCTGCTGGCCTTCCAGCCGGACGAGCGGATCGCCCAGATCCTGGCCATCCGCGACTACGAGGCCGCGCCGTACCTGATCCTGGCCACGAAGGGCGGCCTGGTGAAGAAGACCGCGCTCAAGGACTACGACTCGGCGCGCTCCGGCGGTGTCATCGCCATCAACCTCCGCGAGACGGACCACGGTGCCGAGGGCACGGCCGACGAGCTGATCGGCGCGGAGCTGGTCTCCGCCGAGGACGATCTGCTGCTCATCAGCAAGAAGGCCCAGTCGATCAGGTTCACCGCCACGGACGAGGCGCTGCGCCCGATGGGCCGCGCGACCTCGGGCGTCAAGGGCATGAGTTTCCGCGACGGAGACGAACTGCTCTCGATGAATGTCGTCAGGCCCGGTACTTTCGTGTTCACTGCCACCGACGGCGGGTACGCGAAGCGGACCGCCGTCGACGAGTACCGCGTCCAGGGTCGCGGCGGCCTCGGCATCAAGGCCGCCAAGATCGTGGAGGACCGGGGCATGCTGGTCGGCGCGCTGGTGGTCGAGGAGAGCGACGAGATCCTCGCCATCACGCTCGGCGGCGGTGTGATTCGCACGCGAGTCAGCGAAGTCAGGGAGACGGGCCGTGACACCATGGGCGTCCAACTGATCAATCTGGGCAAGCGCGACGCCGTCGTCGGCATTGCCCGCAACGCCGAAGCCGGCAGCGAGGCCCATGAGGTGCACGGGCCGGACGACGCCGACGCCGAGGGCGGGACGACCGCGGCGGAGGCCGAGGCGGCCGCCGGCGGCACGGTCGACAGCAATGTCGAGGACACGTCGTCCTCGACCGGGGAGCACGAGGAGTAG
- a CDS encoding DUF3566 domain-containing protein → MTDTRGPQPQYEGYATGPLPGEREPAPGQAGPYHPPQAYPSPPGGQGGTHGGGRSYGGPQGVGPAQTARKPRTGARTTPRTRKARLRVAKADPWSVMKVSFLLSIALGICTVVASAVLWMVMDAMGVFSTVGGTISEATGSNEGNGFDLQAFLSLPRVLVFTSVIAVIDVVLATALATLGAFIYNLSAGFVGGVELTLAEDE, encoded by the coding sequence GTGACGGATACGCGGGGCCCTCAGCCCCAGTACGAGGGTTACGCGACCGGGCCGCTGCCCGGCGAGCGGGAACCCGCACCGGGCCAGGCGGGCCCGTACCACCCGCCGCAGGCATACCCGTCGCCTCCGGGCGGTCAGGGCGGGACCCACGGCGGCGGCCGCTCCTACGGCGGCCCGCAGGGCGTGGGACCGGCCCAGACGGCCCGCAAGCCGCGGACCGGGGCGCGGACCACTCCGCGTACCCGCAAGGCGCGTCTGCGGGTCGCCAAGGCCGATCCGTGGTCGGTGATGAAGGTCAGCTTCCTGCTGTCCATCGCGCTCGGCATCTGCACGGTGGTGGCGTCGGCGGTCCTGTGGATGGTGATGGACGCGATGGGGGTCTTCTCCACCGTGGGCGGCACCATCAGCGAGGCGACCGGTTCCAACGAGGGCAACGGCTTCGACCTCCAGGCGTTCCTGTCGCTGCCGAGGGTCCTCGTCTTCACGTCGGTCATCGCCGTGATCGACGTGGTGCTGGCCACCGCGCTGGCGACGCTGGGCGCCTTCATCTACAACCTGTCGGCGGGCTTCGTGGGCGGCGTGGAGCTCACGCTGGCCGAGGACGAGTAG
- a CDS encoding tyrosine-type recombinase/integrase, with product MGAPRRSPRSGRHSCRTSAAGVLRPRPGGASGAARAGTEIAGEHWSQKPEHDLIFSSEHGGMIDPVGFSRSFDRLVKRAGVRRITVRLARHTCGTLLAFLKVHPKVAQAILRHSQISMTMDVYTHVVGDGEREAVTMLAELLEDPLIG from the coding sequence ATGGGAGCCCCACGACGCTCGCCACGCTCCGGCCGGCACTCATGCCGTACTTCCGCTGCCGGAGTTCTGCGCCCGCGCCCTGGAGGAGCGTCGGGAGCTGCAAGGGCTGGAACAGAAATCGCCGGTGAGCACTGGTCGCAGAAACCAGAGCATGACCTCATCTTCTCTTCCGAGCACGGCGGCATGATCGACCCGGTGGGCTTCTCCCGCAGCTTCGACCGGCTCGTCAAGCGCGCCGGCGTCCGCCGAATCACGGTCCGCCTCGCCCGGCACACCTGCGGCACCCTGCTGGCCTTCCTGAAGGTGCACCCCAAGGTCGCCCAAGCGATCCTGCGGCACAGCCAGATCAGCATGACGATGGATGTCTACACCCACGTAGTGGGCGACGGTGAGCGGGAGGCCGTGACGATGCTCGCGGAACTTCTGGAAGATCCACTGATCGGCTGA
- a CDS encoding SCO4225 family membrane protein — MHARALLRLTFGNPASAIYLGIVAATVVFEVAAATIGDPGIVGIWTFLVTAPASLLFAMLGEAIWGIDDTSVWYLVAGVALSALIQAFVLGALTETVRGRLRRTATG, encoded by the coding sequence ATGCACGCTCGCGCCCTGCTCCGCCTGACCTTCGGCAATCCCGCCTCCGCGATCTACCTCGGCATCGTCGCCGCGACCGTCGTGTTCGAGGTGGCCGCCGCGACCATCGGAGACCCCGGCATCGTGGGGATCTGGACGTTCCTCGTCACCGCCCCCGCCTCCCTGCTCTTCGCCATGCTGGGCGAAGCGATCTGGGGCATCGACGACACGTCCGTCTGGTACCTGGTCGCCGGAGTGGCCCTCAGCGCCCTGATCCAGGCGTTCGTCCTGGGCGCGCTCACCGAGACCGTCCGCGGACGCCTCCGGCGCACGGCCACCGGCTGA
- a CDS encoding DUF6344 domain-containing protein, whose protein sequence is MSTVTAKSIWTAFITAFFALLASLGLAGSTAAAAESTHTNTEPAATTPVHTPAARATAAGPSVRWTLPRDRALPPTMKQRIRAEAHGSSPATRHLSVDAANAVNTTGTARSSHGAPEQDASLLPP, encoded by the coding sequence ATGAGCACCGTCACGGCCAAGAGCATCTGGACCGCCTTCATCACCGCGTTCTTCGCCCTCCTCGCGTCGCTGGGCCTCGCCGGCTCCACCGCCGCCGCCGCGGAATCCACGCACACGAACACGGAGCCGGCGGCGACGACCCCCGTACACACGCCCGCCGCCCGCGCAACCGCTGCCGGCCCTTCGGTCCGATGGACCCTTCCGCGTGACCGGGCACTGCCGCCCACCATGAAGCAGCGCATCCGCGCCGAGGCCCATGGCTCCTCACCCGCCACCCGGCATCTGTCCGTGGACGCCGCGAACGCCGTGAACACCACCGGCACCGCCCGCTCCTCGCACGGCGCCCCGGAGCAGGACGCATCGCTCCTGCCACCGTGA
- a CDS encoding DLW-39 family protein, whose protein sequence is MKKLLLVALAAIGGLLVYRQIQADRAEQDLWTEATDSVPAGSGV, encoded by the coding sequence GTGAAGAAGCTTCTCCTGGTCGCACTGGCCGCCATCGGCGGGCTCCTCGTGTACCGCCAGATCCAGGCGGATCGCGCCGAGCAGGATCTGTGGACGGAGGCGACCGACTCCGTGCCCGCAGGTTCGGGTGTCTGA
- a CDS encoding serine/threonine-protein kinase: protein MGEVFAGRYELVDPIGRGGVGAVWRAWDHRRRRYVAAKVLQQSDAHTLLRFVREQALRIEHPHVLAPASWAADDDKVLFTMDLVSGGSLAHVIGDYGPLPPRFVCTLLDQLLSGLSTVHAEGVVHRDIKPANILLEATGRGRPHLRLSDFGISMRKGEPRLTETNYVVGTLGYFAPEQMMGAEPDFPADLFAVGLVALYLLQGTKPDSQELIEHFAEHGTPSAPDGVPEPLWQVIAGLLQPDPQNRFRTATGARKALTAAVEMLPEPTGTEELVEVFDQIGPLPEGFGPDGPVAPGPTAPTPAPAPAPTPAPDLPTPSSQTRSTAAMSETGSFHLPPPEPAVPAPHAPQTAAPAPPYGYPAPAPAAYTLPYTAPQQGAPFQAQAPEPAPRAGTRPGPSPKVAVPVLLVALVCFAVGIWALTRI from the coding sequence ATGGGTGAGGTCTTCGCCGGACGGTACGAACTGGTCGATCCGATCGGGCGCGGTGGGGTCGGTGCCGTCTGGCGCGCCTGGGACCACCGCCGCCGCCGCTATGTGGCGGCCAAGGTCCTCCAGCAGAGCGACGCGCACACGCTGCTCCGCTTCGTCCGTGAACAGGCGCTGCGCATCGAGCATCCGCACGTCCTGGCACCGGCCAGCTGGGCCGCCGACGACGACAAGGTCCTGTTCACCATGGACCTCGTCAGCGGCGGCTCACTCGCCCATGTCATAGGCGACTACGGCCCGTTGCCCCCACGATTCGTCTGCACCCTGCTCGACCAGCTGCTGTCCGGCCTCTCGACCGTGCACGCCGAGGGCGTCGTGCACCGTGACATCAAGCCCGCCAACATCCTGCTGGAGGCCACCGGCCGGGGCCGCCCGCATCTGCGGCTGTCCGACTTCGGCATCTCCATGCGCAAGGGCGAGCCCCGGCTCACCGAGACGAACTACGTGGTGGGGACGCTGGGTTATTTCGCGCCCGAGCAGATGATGGGAGCGGAGCCCGACTTCCCGGCGGACCTCTTCGCGGTCGGCCTCGTCGCCCTCTATCTGCTGCAGGGCACCAAACCCGACTCCCAGGAGCTCATCGAGCACTTCGCCGAGCACGGTACGCCGAGCGCGCCCGACGGCGTCCCGGAGCCGTTGTGGCAAGTCATCGCGGGGCTGCTGCAGCCGGACCCCCAGAACCGTTTCCGCACCGCCACCGGGGCGCGCAAGGCGCTGACGGCCGCCGTGGAGATGCTGCCCGAGCCCACGGGCACCGAGGAGCTGGTGGAGGTCTTCGACCAGATCGGCCCGCTGCCCGAGGGGTTCGGCCCGGACGGGCCCGTGGCGCCCGGGCCCACGGCACCGACCCCCGCACCGGCGCCCGCGCCGACCCCCGCGCCGGACCTCCCGACGCCCTCCTCGCAGACCCGGTCCACCGCCGCCATGTCCGAGACGGGCAGCTTCCACCTTCCGCCGCCCGAGCCGGCCGTTCCCGCGCCGCACGCTCCGCAAACCGCCGCCCCCGCGCCCCCGTACGGCTATCCGGCCCCCGCGCCGGCCGCGTACACCCTCCCCTACACCGCCCCGCAGCAAGGAGCCCCCTTCCAGGCCCAGGCACCGGAGCCGGCGCCCCGTGCCGGAACGCGGCCGGGACCGTCCCCGAAGGTGGCGGTCCCGGTCCTGCTGGTGGCGCTGGTCTGCTTCGCCGTGGGCATCTGGGCGCTGACCCGGATCTGA
- a CDS encoding helix-turn-helix domain-containing protein has translation MDAAQQEATARARDLQRSWYGEPLGALFRRLIDDLGLNQARLAAALGLSAPMLSQLMSGQRAKIGNPAVVQRVQALQELAGQVADGSVSAGEAAARMEEIKKSQGGSVLSATGQTTSTGGAPTVRRVVREIQSLLRSVAAAGDIIDAADSLAPTHPELAEFLRVYGAGRTAEAVAHYESHQS, from the coding sequence ATGGATGCAGCGCAACAAGAGGCGACGGCCAGAGCCAGAGACCTCCAGCGCAGTTGGTACGGAGAGCCGTTGGGCGCGCTCTTCCGCCGGCTGATCGACGATCTCGGACTCAATCAGGCCCGGCTCGCCGCGGCCCTCGGACTCTCCGCTCCCATGCTCTCCCAGCTCATGAGCGGTCAGCGCGCGAAGATCGGCAACCCGGCGGTCGTTCAGCGCGTGCAGGCCCTCCAGGAACTGGCCGGTCAGGTCGCCGACGGCAGCGTCAGCGCCGGCGAGGCCGCGGCCCGCATGGAGGAGATCAAGAAGTCCCAGGGCGGCTCGGTGCTCTCCGCCACCGGGCAGACCACCTCGACCGGCGGGGCACCCACCGTGCGCCGGGTGGTCCGGGAGATCCAGTCGCTGCTGCGCTCGGTCGCGGCCGCCGGTGACATCATCGATGCGGCGGACTCCCTCGCCCCGACCCACCCGGAACTGGCAGAGTTCCTCCGGGTGTACGGGGCGGGGCGCACCGCGGAAGCGGTGGCGCACTACGAGAGCCACCAGAGCTAG
- a CDS encoding DUF5324 family protein yields MTRIDSVRAATDSARDSVQHAADVVAPYADSAREQAVHYAHEARTLLAPKVSKAAAQARVQYGAHVAPRIELARTHVPPKVDEVAARAALQTRRAARSAADYTVPRIESAMAAAQPVAEEAAARSAAAVAALRGQVTAEQIRKLARKQHRRARLGMAFKGVAVTGVLAIAGYAAWRWWDKQANPEWLVEPPAPTEVDERAPLSSVDGSPHSSSLLDPEVEAKQADAEAAGEDGPDGVGGTDPDERP; encoded by the coding sequence GTGACCCGCATCGACAGCGTGCGTGCCGCAACCGACTCGGCGAGGGACAGCGTGCAGCACGCCGCGGACGTGGTGGCGCCCTACGCCGACAGCGCCAGGGAACAGGCCGTTCACTACGCGCACGAAGCACGCACCCTGCTGGCGCCGAAGGTGTCGAAGGCAGCCGCGCAGGCCCGTGTCCAGTACGGCGCACACGTCGCCCCCCGTATCGAACTCGCCCGCACACACGTGCCCCCGAAGGTCGACGAGGTGGCCGCACGCGCCGCCCTCCAGACCCGCCGGGCCGCCCGCAGCGCCGCGGACTACACCGTCCCGCGCATCGAGAGCGCCATGGCCGCCGCCCAGCCGGTGGCCGAGGAGGCCGCGGCCCGCAGCGCCGCCGCGGTCGCCGCCCTGCGCGGCCAGGTCACGGCCGAGCAGATCCGCAAGCTCGCCCGCAAGCAGCACCGGCGGGCCCGGCTCGGCATGGCGTTCAAGGGCGTGGCCGTGACCGGGGTCCTCGCGATCGCCGGGTACGCCGCCTGGCGCTGGTGGGACAAGCAGGCCAACCCGGAGTGGCTGGTGGAGCCGCCGGCCCCCACCGAGGTCGACGAGCGCGCCCCGCTGTCCTCCGTGGACGGCAGCCCGCACTCCTCGTCGCTCCTGGACCCCGAGGTCGAGGCCAAGCAGGCCGACGCCGAGGCGGCCGGCGAGGACGGCCCGGACGGCGTGGGCGGCACGGACCCCGACGAGCGTCCCTGA
- a CDS encoding peptidylprolyl isomerase: protein MAEELYATLKTNQGDIEIRLLPNHAPQTVKNFVELANGEREWVHPATGAKTTDRLYDGTVFHRVISGFMIQGGDPLGNGTGGPGYKFKDEFHPDLAFNKPYLLAMANSGPGTNGSQFFITVSPTAWLTGKHTIFGEVTNEAGKRVVDAIAETETNARTDRPVKDVVIESVVVEKR from the coding sequence GTGGCCGAAGAGCTTTACGCCACCTTGAAGACCAACCAGGGCGACATCGAGATCCGGCTGCTGCCGAACCACGCTCCCCAGACGGTCAAGAACTTCGTCGAGCTCGCCAACGGGGAACGGGAGTGGGTCCACCCGGCGACCGGCGCGAAGACCACGGACCGGCTGTACGACGGCACCGTCTTCCACCGCGTGATCAGCGGCTTCATGATCCAGGGCGGTGACCCGCTGGGGAACGGCACGGGCGGTCCGGGCTACAAGTTCAAGGACGAGTTCCACCCCGATCTCGCCTTCAACAAGCCGTACCTGCTCGCCATGGCGAACTCGGGCCCCGGCACCAACGGCTCGCAGTTCTTCATCACGGTCTCGCCCACGGCCTGGCTGACCGGCAAGCACACCATCTTCGGCGAGGTGACGAACGAAGCGGGCAAGCGGGTCGTCGACGCCATCGCGGAGACCGAGACCAACGCGCGCACCGACCGGCCGGTGAAGGACGTCGTCATCGAGTCGGTCGTCGTCGAGAAGCGCTGA
- a CDS encoding rhomboid family intramembrane serine protease, whose translation MDQQPPGASGPPPPVEGPAVCYRHPDRPTGVRCVRCERPICPECMIGASVGFQCPDCVRQGSGTGHGATAARPRTLAGGVVADDPRLITKVLIGINIAVFIAAAMDKALLDDLMLLGRAIVHDYGPVEGIAEGQWYRLVTAMFLHEEPWHIAFNMLGLWWLGGPLEAVLGRVRYLSLYLLSGLAGSALTYWLAAPNQPSLGASGAVWGLLGATAVLMRRLNYDMRPVFALVALNLVITFNPWGGIAWQAHIGGLIAGVLIGIGMVHAPRERRDLVQFGTCAAVLAATVVIVVARTAALT comes from the coding sequence ATGGACCAGCAGCCGCCCGGCGCGTCCGGACCGCCCCCGCCCGTGGAGGGCCCGGCCGTCTGCTACCGCCACCCGGACCGGCCCACGGGTGTCCGGTGCGTGCGGTGCGAGCGGCCCATCTGCCCGGAATGCATGATCGGCGCCTCGGTCGGCTTCCAGTGCCCGGACTGCGTCCGGCAGGGGTCCGGTACGGGCCACGGCGCGACCGCCGCCCGGCCGCGCACGCTGGCCGGTGGCGTCGTCGCGGACGACCCCCGGCTGATCACCAAGGTCCTGATCGGGATCAACATCGCGGTGTTCATCGCGGCGGCGATGGACAAGGCGCTGCTCGACGACCTGATGCTGCTGGGCCGGGCCATCGTCCATGACTACGGGCCCGTGGAAGGCATCGCCGAGGGCCAGTGGTACCGGCTGGTCACGGCGATGTTCCTGCACGAGGAGCCGTGGCACATCGCGTTCAACATGCTGGGGCTCTGGTGGCTGGGCGGCCCGCTGGAGGCGGTGCTGGGCCGGGTCCGCTATCTCTCGCTCTATCTGCTCTCGGGGCTGGCGGGGAGCGCTCTGACGTACTGGCTCGCGGCGCCGAACCAGCCCTCGCTGGGGGCCTCGGGTGCCGTCTGGGGCCTGCTGGGCGCCACCGCCGTGCTGATGCGCCGGCTGAACTACGACATGCGCCCGGTCTTCGCGCTGGTCGCGCTCAACCTGGTGATCACCTTCAACCCCTGGGGCGGGATCGCCTGGCAGGCGCACATCGGCGGACTGATCGCGGGGGTGCTGATCGGGATCGGGATGGTGCACGCCCCGCGTGAGCGGCGGGACCTCGTGCAGTTCGGCACCTGCGCCGCGGTCCTGGCGGCCACCGTCGTGATCGTGGTGGCCAGAACCGCCGCACTGACCTAG